The Litchfieldia alkalitelluris genome has a window encoding:
- a CDS encoding universal stress protein, translating to MFSKILLASDGSNHAVRAAEKAAYIASGTPNAVLEIVYVVDSTTSKTDVLHNGNTELIEQNRKQRLEKTEELLKAKNIDYKITLLHGDAGPSIVDYANDQDFNLVVLGSRGLNALQEMVLGSVSHKVAKRVNCPVLIVK from the coding sequence ATGTTTTCAAAAATATTATTAGCTTCAGATGGATCAAATCATGCTGTAAGAGCAGCTGAAAAGGCTGCATATATTGCATCAGGAACACCAAATGCGGTACTAGAAATTGTCTATGTTGTTGACTCAACAACCTCCAAAACGGACGTATTACACAATGGTAATACAGAGTTGATTGAGCAAAATCGAAAGCAACGGCTAGAAAAAACAGAAGAATTGTTAAAAGCTAAAAATATAGATTACAAGATAACTCTTCTCCATGGTGATGCTGGTCCATCTATTGTTGATTATGCAAATGATCAAGATTTCAACCTTGTTGTCCTGGGGAGTAGAGGACTGAATGCGTTGCAAGAAATGGTACTAGGTAGCGTAAGCCATAAAGTTGCTAAAAGAGTAAATTGTCCTGTGCTTATTGTTAAGTAA